One Nicotiana tomentosiformis chromosome 4, ASM39032v3, whole genome shotgun sequence genomic window carries:
- the LOC104099990 gene encoding GATA transcription factor 8-like: protein MASNLVDEIDCASFFDHIDDLVEFSPENECGDLDSTDCKNFPSICNDPLPDSGPLFFSSHRNSPSDFSAELLVPYEDIVQLEWLSTFVEDSFSCGGLTMGKEHFPVNKEPSHSKFLSSSPVSVLESSSSSSSSSGAGKTTPPLSPCHRGTQRARSKRPRPATFNPWPVSQLMSPTSSFTEIHQQFVAPEDTLESDNFGESHMKKKKRIKFSIPLAPVDTNQNCQRALQTVRKCMHCEITKTPQWRAGPMGPKTLCNACGVRYKKGRLFPEYRPAAAPTFVPSLHSNSHKKVLEMRSNLIPEDTHDKQAAPHSTRPLSPGPPESNATGGTSTAQSDFNPE, encoded by the exons ATGGCGTCAAATTTAGTGGATGAGATAGATTGTGCTAGCTTCTTTGACCATATTGATGATTTGGTTGAATTTTCCCCAGAAAATGAGTGTGGTGACCTTGACTCTACTGATTGCAAGAATTTTCCAAGCATTTGCAACGACCCCTTGCCGGATTCCGGCCCACTTTTCTTCAGCAGCCACAGAAATTCACCTTCCGACTTCTCAGCCGAGCTCTTAGTTCCT TACGAGGATATAGTTCAACTCGAATGGCTTTCAACATTTGTGGAGGATTCCTTCTCTTGTGGCGGATTGACAATGGGGAAAGAACATTTTCCTGTCAACAAGGAGCCATCTCATAGCAAATTCCTGTCCTCAAGTCCTGTTTCTGTGCTTGAGAGCAGCAGCAGCAGCTCATCAAGCTCAGGGGCGGGGAAAACGACTCCTCCTCTTAGTCCATGCCACCGTGGTACACAACGTGCTCGGAGCAAGCGTCCTCGCCCTGCAACTTTTAATCCATGGCCAGTAAGTCAACTCATGTCTCCAACATCATCCTTTACCGAGATTCACCAGCAATTTGTTGCGCCTGAAGATACATTGGAATCTGACAATTTCGGGGAGTCTCacatgaagaagaaaaagagaatcAAATTTTCCATTCCTCTAGCTCCAGTTGACACGAATCAGAATTGCCAGCGGGCACTACAAACAGTTAGGAAATGCATGCATTGTGAGATAACAAAGACGCCTCAATGGAGGGCAGGTCCAATGGGACCAAAAACCCTCTGCAACGCGTGTGGCGTTCGCTACAAGAAAGGTCGACTCTTCCCTGAGTACCGCCCTGCTGCAGCCCCCACATTTGTTCCATCCTTGCACTCTAACTCTCACAAGAAGGTCTTGGAAATGAGAAGCAACCTCATCCCCGAGGATACACACGACAAGCAGGCTGCGCCACACTCAACTCGTCCCCTAAGCCCTGGCCCGCCCGAGAGCAATGCCACAGGTGGTACTTCAACTGCGCAATCAGATTTCAACCCTGAGTAA
- the LOC104099989 gene encoding phosphatidylinositol 3-kinase, root isoform isoform X1, translating to MSGNEFRFFLSCDINLPVTFRIEKLEGKLLTPKHSDSDNVDSTAEEKKPELYVESTLYIDGAPFGLSMRTRLESRGPSFCWNELITLSTKYRDLTANSQLAFTVWDVSCGKGEGLIGGATIHLFNMKKQLKTGKHKLRLWPGKEADGSINTTTPGKVPKEERGELERLEKLVNKYERGQIQRVDWLDRLAFKAMEKIKESENSQNGSSHLYLVIDFCSFEHRVVFQESGANFLLPSPIASTNELVTVYDPEVGKINPSEHKQLKLARSLNRGIIDRDLKPSSTERKSIQRILKYPPTINLSGDERQLLWKFRFSLMSEKRALTKFLRCVEWSDVQEAKQALELMHKWESIDLCDALELLSPVFESEEVRAYAVSVLERADDEELQCYLLQLVQALRFERSDKSRLSHFLVQRSLRNVELASFLRWFVAVELHDPAYAKRFYCTYEILEESMLKLGAGASGDEDGFKLWQSLVRQTELTAQLCSIMRDVRNVRGGTQKKIEKLRHLLSGLLSELTYFDEPIRSPLAPDLLITGIIPSESSIFKSALHPLRLAFRTANGGCCKIIFKKGDDLRQDQLVVQMVSLMDRLLKLENLDLHLTPYRVLATGHDEGMLEFIPSKPLAQIISEHRSIVSYLQKFHPDENGPFGITSTCLETFIKSCAGYSVITYILGIGDRHLDNLLLRDDGRLFHVDFGFILGRDPKPFPPPMKLCKEMVEAMGGAESQYYTRFKSYCCEAYNILRKSSNLILNLFHLMAGSNIPDIASDPEKGILKLQEKFRLDLDDEECIHFFQDLINESVSALFPQMVETIHRWAQYWR from the exons ATGAGCGGAAACGAGTTCCGCTTTTTCTTATCTTGTGATATCAATCTTCCTGTCACTTTCCGTATTGAGAAATTGGAAGGCAAATTATTAACGCCTAAACATTCCGATtcag ATAATGTTGATTCTACTGCTGAGGAGAAAAAGCCAGAGCTATATGTGGAGAGTACATTGTATATAGATGGTGCTCCCTTTGGGCTTTCCATGAGAACAAG GCTGGAATCAAGAGGTCCATCGTTTTGCTGGAATGAACTTATCACATTGAGTACAAAGTATAGAGACTTAACTGCAAATTCACAACTGGCATTTACA GTTTGGGATGTTTCTTGCGGGAAAGGTGAAGGATTGATTGGCGGGGCGACAATTCATCTCTTCAACATGAAAAAGCAGCTAAAGACAGGGAAACATAAGCTTAGGCTTTGGCCAGGCAAAGAGGCAGATGGATCTATTAATACAACTACACCTGGAAAG GTCCCCAAGGAAGAACGTGGGGAGTTGGAGCGTTTGGAAAAACTGGTTAACAAGTACGAGAGGGGGCAGATTCAACGAGTTGATTGGCTTGACCGCCTTGCATTTAAAGCTATGGAGAAAATTAAGGAGTCTGAAAATAGTCAAAATGGAAGTTCTCATTTATATCTGGTTATTGATTTTTGCAGTTTTGAACACCGAGTTGTCTTCCAG GAATCAGGAGCAAACTTCTTATTACCATCTCCTATTGCTTCAACGAATGAACTGGTTACTGTCTACGATCCAGAAGTGGGAAAAATAAATCCCTCTGAGCACAAACAACTAAAGCTTGCTAGGAGCTTAAATCGTGGCATCATTGACCGAGATCTTAAACCAAGTTCTACAGAACGAAA GTCAATACAAAGAATTTTGAAGTACCCTCCAACGATAAATTTGAGTGGAGACGAGAGGCAGCTGCTTTGGAAATTCCGTTTCTCGTTGATGTCCGAGAAACGGGCTCTGACTAAGTTTCTTCGATGTGTTGAATGGAGTGATGTCCAG GAAGCAAAGCAAGCCTTAGAACTGATGCACAAGTGGGAATCAATTGACTTATGTGATGCATTGGAGCTTCTATCTCCCGTCTTTGAGAGTGAAGAG GTCCGTGCCTATGCCGTTAGCGTTCTTGAAAGAGCTGATGATGAAGAGCTTCAGTGCTACCTCCTTCAGTTGGTTCAAGCTCTTCGTTTTGAGCGTTCAGACAAATCTCGCCTTTCTCATTTCCTTGTGCAACGCT CATTAAGGAATGTTGAGTTGGCAAGCTTTCTCCGGTGGTTTGTAGCAGTGGAACTTCATGATCCTGCATATGCAAAACGCTTTTATTGTACCTATGAGATTCTGGAAGAAAGCATGTTGAAG TTAGGGGCTGGTGCAAGTGGAGATGAAGATGGCTTTAAGTTGTGGCAAAGCTTAGTGCGCCAGACTGAATTGACTGCTCAGTTATGCTCTATAATGAGAGATGTAAGAAATGTCCGTGGTGGCACACAAAAGAAGATTGAAAAGCTTAGACATCTTCTGTCTGGCCTCCTCAGCGAGCTCACTTACTTTGATGAG CCGATTCGATCTCCTCTTGCCCCTGATCTATTGATCACAGGGATCATCCCATCAGAGTCTTCAATATTTAAAAGTGCATTGCATCCATTACGGTTGGCATTTCGAACAGCAAATGGTGGATGTTGCAAGATCATATTTAAGAAAGGAGATGATCTTCGACAAGATCAGCTG GTTGTCCAAATGGTATCACTTATGGATCGATTGCTCAAATTGGAGAATCTTGATTTGCATTTGACTCCATACAGAGTATTGGCAACTGGACACGATGAGGGCATGCTGGAATTTATCCCGTCTAAGCCTTTGGCACAG ATTATTTCAGAGCATCGAAGCATTGTAAGCTACCTGCAGAAGTTTCATCCTGATGAAAATGGACCATTTGGTATTACATCTACATGTCTTGAGACGTTTATAAAAAGCTGTGCTGGATACTCCGTCATCACGTACATATTGGGCATTGGGGACAG GCATCTTGACAATCTTCTGCTAAGAGATGATGGGCGCCTTTTCCATGTTGATTTTGGTTTCATTTTAGGTCGAGATCCTAAGCCCTTTCCACCGCCGATGAAGCTTTGCAAAGAAATGGTTGAAGCTATGGGTGGAGCAGAAAG TCAGTACTACACCAGGTTCAAATCCTATTGTTGTGAAGCATACAACATTCTACGAAAATCAAGCAACCTCATATTAAATTTGTTTCATTTGATGGCCGGTTCCAATATTCCTGACATAGCTTCTGATCCTGAGAAGGGCATTCTTAAG CTTCAAGAGAAGTTTCGGTTAGACTTGGACGATGAGGAGTGCATTCACTTCTTTCAGGATCTTATTAATGAAAGTGTCAGTGCATTATTTCCACAAATGGTTGAGACAATTCACCGTTGGGCCCAGTACTGGCGTTGA
- the LOC104099989 gene encoding phosphatidylinositol 3-kinase, root isoform isoform X2 yields MKKQLKTGKHKLRLWPGKEADGSINTTTPGKVPKEERGELERLEKLVNKYERGQIQRVDWLDRLAFKAMEKIKESENSQNGSSHLYLVIDFCSFEHRVVFQESGANFLLPSPIASTNELVTVYDPEVGKINPSEHKQLKLARSLNRGIIDRDLKPSSTERKSIQRILKYPPTINLSGDERQLLWKFRFSLMSEKRALTKFLRCVEWSDVQEAKQALELMHKWESIDLCDALELLSPVFESEEVRAYAVSVLERADDEELQCYLLQLVQALRFERSDKSRLSHFLVQRSLRNVELASFLRWFVAVELHDPAYAKRFYCTYEILEESMLKLGAGASGDEDGFKLWQSLVRQTELTAQLCSIMRDVRNVRGGTQKKIEKLRHLLSGLLSELTYFDEPIRSPLAPDLLITGIIPSESSIFKSALHPLRLAFRTANGGCCKIIFKKGDDLRQDQLVVQMVSLMDRLLKLENLDLHLTPYRVLATGHDEGMLEFIPSKPLAQIISEHRSIVSYLQKFHPDENGPFGITSTCLETFIKSCAGYSVITYILGIGDRHLDNLLLRDDGRLFHVDFGFILGRDPKPFPPPMKLCKEMVEAMGGAESQYYTRFKSYCCEAYNILRKSSNLILNLFHLMAGSNIPDIASDPEKGILKLQEKFRLDLDDEECIHFFQDLINESVSALFPQMVETIHRWAQYWR; encoded by the exons ATGAAAAAGCAGCTAAAGACAGGGAAACATAAGCTTAGGCTTTGGCCAGGCAAAGAGGCAGATGGATCTATTAATACAACTACACCTGGAAAG GTCCCCAAGGAAGAACGTGGGGAGTTGGAGCGTTTGGAAAAACTGGTTAACAAGTACGAGAGGGGGCAGATTCAACGAGTTGATTGGCTTGACCGCCTTGCATTTAAAGCTATGGAGAAAATTAAGGAGTCTGAAAATAGTCAAAATGGAAGTTCTCATTTATATCTGGTTATTGATTTTTGCAGTTTTGAACACCGAGTTGTCTTCCAG GAATCAGGAGCAAACTTCTTATTACCATCTCCTATTGCTTCAACGAATGAACTGGTTACTGTCTACGATCCAGAAGTGGGAAAAATAAATCCCTCTGAGCACAAACAACTAAAGCTTGCTAGGAGCTTAAATCGTGGCATCATTGACCGAGATCTTAAACCAAGTTCTACAGAACGAAA GTCAATACAAAGAATTTTGAAGTACCCTCCAACGATAAATTTGAGTGGAGACGAGAGGCAGCTGCTTTGGAAATTCCGTTTCTCGTTGATGTCCGAGAAACGGGCTCTGACTAAGTTTCTTCGATGTGTTGAATGGAGTGATGTCCAG GAAGCAAAGCAAGCCTTAGAACTGATGCACAAGTGGGAATCAATTGACTTATGTGATGCATTGGAGCTTCTATCTCCCGTCTTTGAGAGTGAAGAG GTCCGTGCCTATGCCGTTAGCGTTCTTGAAAGAGCTGATGATGAAGAGCTTCAGTGCTACCTCCTTCAGTTGGTTCAAGCTCTTCGTTTTGAGCGTTCAGACAAATCTCGCCTTTCTCATTTCCTTGTGCAACGCT CATTAAGGAATGTTGAGTTGGCAAGCTTTCTCCGGTGGTTTGTAGCAGTGGAACTTCATGATCCTGCATATGCAAAACGCTTTTATTGTACCTATGAGATTCTGGAAGAAAGCATGTTGAAG TTAGGGGCTGGTGCAAGTGGAGATGAAGATGGCTTTAAGTTGTGGCAAAGCTTAGTGCGCCAGACTGAATTGACTGCTCAGTTATGCTCTATAATGAGAGATGTAAGAAATGTCCGTGGTGGCACACAAAAGAAGATTGAAAAGCTTAGACATCTTCTGTCTGGCCTCCTCAGCGAGCTCACTTACTTTGATGAG CCGATTCGATCTCCTCTTGCCCCTGATCTATTGATCACAGGGATCATCCCATCAGAGTCTTCAATATTTAAAAGTGCATTGCATCCATTACGGTTGGCATTTCGAACAGCAAATGGTGGATGTTGCAAGATCATATTTAAGAAAGGAGATGATCTTCGACAAGATCAGCTG GTTGTCCAAATGGTATCACTTATGGATCGATTGCTCAAATTGGAGAATCTTGATTTGCATTTGACTCCATACAGAGTATTGGCAACTGGACACGATGAGGGCATGCTGGAATTTATCCCGTCTAAGCCTTTGGCACAG ATTATTTCAGAGCATCGAAGCATTGTAAGCTACCTGCAGAAGTTTCATCCTGATGAAAATGGACCATTTGGTATTACATCTACATGTCTTGAGACGTTTATAAAAAGCTGTGCTGGATACTCCGTCATCACGTACATATTGGGCATTGGGGACAG GCATCTTGACAATCTTCTGCTAAGAGATGATGGGCGCCTTTTCCATGTTGATTTTGGTTTCATTTTAGGTCGAGATCCTAAGCCCTTTCCACCGCCGATGAAGCTTTGCAAAGAAATGGTTGAAGCTATGGGTGGAGCAGAAAG TCAGTACTACACCAGGTTCAAATCCTATTGTTGTGAAGCATACAACATTCTACGAAAATCAAGCAACCTCATATTAAATTTGTTTCATTTGATGGCCGGTTCCAATATTCCTGACATAGCTTCTGATCCTGAGAAGGGCATTCTTAAG CTTCAAGAGAAGTTTCGGTTAGACTTGGACGATGAGGAGTGCATTCACTTCTTTCAGGATCTTATTAATGAAAGTGTCAGTGCATTATTTCCACAAATGGTTGAGACAATTCACCGTTGGGCCCAGTACTGGCGTTGA